The DNA region ACGATCTCCAGGTACTCACCGCCCAGCTGCGCCGCTTTCCGAAGCTGGACGATGAGCCGGTCGACACCGCGGTGACCATCGGCCCGGCCGCCGCCCGGCCGCTGCGCTTGGCAATCCCAGTGTTCGTGTCCGACATGAGCTTCGGTGCGCTGTCGGCGCAAGCCAAGATCGCTCTGAGCCGCGGCGCGGAAGCGGCGGGTACGGCGATCTGCTCGGGGGAAGGTGGGATGCTGCCGGAGGAGAAGGCCGAGAGCTCGCGCTATCTGTACGAACTCGCGTCGGGCCTGTTCGGCTGGGACGAGGCGGTCCTGGATACGGTGCAGGCCCTGCACCTGAAGTTGGGGCAGGGCGCGAAGACCGGCACGGGCGGACACCTCCCCGGGAGCAAGGTCACCGGGAGAATCGCCGCGGTTCGGGGCCTACCCGAGGGCACCGCCGCCGTCTCACCGGCGCGGTTCGTCGACTGGATGACGCTGCTCGACGCGAAGGCCCTCGTCGATCGGATCCGGGAACGTTCGGGGGGAATCCCGGTCGGGGTGAAGATGTCGGCGCAGCACATCGAGGCAGATCTCGACGCGGCGTTGGAACTCGGCGTCGACTACGTCATCCTCGATGGCCGCGGCGGCGGCACCGGCGCGGCTCCGACCATCTTGCGCGACACGATCAGTGTCCCCACCCTGGCCGCGCTGCCCCGCGCTCGACGACACCTCGACACGTCCGGTGCTCGCGACGTCACGCTGATCGCGACCGGCGGGCTCCGCCGAGCGAGCGACATGGTCAAGGCGCTCGCGCTCGGCGCCGACGCGGTCGCGGTCTCCAACGTCGCCCTGCAGGCCATCGGCTGTGTGGGGATGCGGGCGTGCCACACCGACAACTGTCCGGTCGGCATCGCGACTCAGAAACCGCATCTGGGTGCCCGGTTACCCGTGCAACGCGCCGCCGAACAACTCACCCGGTACCTGGGCGCAGTCACCGAGTTGATGGTGGTCCTCGCCCGCGCCTGCGGACACGATTCGCTGTCGGACTTCACCGCCGCCGACCTGACCAGCTGGAAACGCGACGTCGCGGAGCTTGCCGGCGTGCGGTGGGCGGGGAGCACCCGATGACCGGCATCACCTGGCACCGGCTCGACGACCTGCCCGCCGAGGGCAGGGTGCACAGCGCTGTGGTCGACGGTCGGGCGCTCGCGCTCACCCGCTGCAACGGACGGGTCGGCGCGCTGAGCAACCAGTGTCCCCATCAGGGCGGACCTCTCGGCGACGGGTCGATCGAGAACGGCCTGCTGCGCTGCCCCTGGCACGGGTATGACTACGACCCGATCACCGGAGCACCGCCGGAAGGCTTCAGTGACGCCGTGACTGCCTACGACGTGGAGGAACGGGCCGACGGCACCTACGTCGCATTGACCGACGTCGTCGCGCGGCCCCGCAGCGTGTCCGACGTGCTGGTCGAGACCCTGGTGGCGTGGGGCGTCGACACGGTGTTCGGCATGGTCGGACACTCCAACCTCGGATTCGCCGACGCGTTGCGCGCAGCCGAGCAGCGCGGTGAGCTGCGGTACATCGGCATCCGCCATGAGGGGGCTGCGGCGTTCGCCGCCTCGGCGTACGGAAAGCTGACCGGCCGCCCGGCAGTGTGCTTCGCCATCGCCGGTCCGGGCTCGACCAACCTGCTGACCGGCCTCTACGACGCCAAACTCGACGGGTCCCCGGTGATAGCGATCTCCGGTCAGGTGCCGTCGAAGGTGTTGGGGCGGGGCGCTTTTCAGGACCTAGACCTGTCGGCTGTATTCCGCGACGTCACGCTGTCGACGGTCACCGTGCACGCCGGCTCCGACCATGCTGAGCTCGCCGCGACTGCGGTCAAACACGCGATCGACGGACGGGGGGTGGCACACCTGGTGCTGCCCGACGAAGTGCAGGATCTCGCCTCTGATCAGGGTGCCACCACCCCGTCGGGGCGGCGCGCTGACCTGGCTTTCGCCCCGTCGCCGACGTCGATGCGCGGAGCCGTCGCTGCACTCGAGGCAGCGCGCCGGCCGGTGATCATCGCCGGGCACGGCGCGAAGGACGCCGCCCTCGAACTCCGCGAGTTGGCGGAGCATCTCGGCGCCCCCGTGCTGACGACATTCCGCGCGAAGGGCTTGCTGCCCGACACGCACCCGCTGGGCGCCGGCGTGCTCGGCCGCTCAGGTACTCCGGTGGCGTCCTGGTTGATGAACGAATCCGACGTGTTGCTCGTGGTGGGCGCATCGTTCTCCAACCACACCGGCATCGCCCCGTACAAGACGATCGTCCAGGTCGACGATGTCCCTTCGGCGATCGGTCGTTTTCACCCCGTCGCTCATGAGGTGCTCGGAGATGCGGCCGTCACGTTGCGCACGATGCGGGACGCACTCGGTGAGGTGACGTCGCGAGATCAGCGGGCGGACGTCGCCGCACGCTGGGCGATCTGGCGCGCCGAAAAAGCGCGCCGCGCCGCCGACGACCGAGGGCGCGGGGTGTCCAGTGCCGCGGTATTTGCCGCACTCACGACGCATTGCCCCGCTGATGCCGTGATCGCCGTCGACGTCGGGAACAACGCCTACTCCTTCGGCCGGTACTTCGAGAGCAGCGGGCAGGCGGTGCTGATGTCGGGCTACCTCGGCTCGATCGGATTCGGATTTCCGGCAGCCATGGGTGCGTGGACCGCAGATCCCGGCCGCCCCGTCGTCGCGGTGACCGGGGACGGCGGCTTCGGGCAATACCTCGCCGAGCTCACCACCGCGGTCAAGTACGGCATCGGCGTCAAGCACGTGCTGCTCGACAACGGCGTTCTCGGCAAGATCAGCAAGGAACAGCTCGCCGGGCAATTCCCGGTCTGGCAGACCTCGCTGGTGAACCCGGACTTCGCCGCCTACGCCCGGCTGTGCGGGGCGGCCGGCATCTCCGTGAGTCGCGCCGACGAACTCGACGACGCGATGCGGAATCTCTTCGCCATCGACGGACCCGCACTCTTGCACGTCAAGGCGGACGCCGAATTGCTCTGAGCAGCAGTCGGTTGCGGGACGCCAGTTCATCGCGCGGTGAGTTCCGCGTACCGCGTGACGTGGTGGTCGGTCGATCCGAACTCGAACTGCAGCGCCGTCAGCCGTTTGAAATAGTGCCCGATCGCGAGTTCCTCGGTCATCCCCATGCCGCCGTGAAGCTGCACCGCCTGCTGGCCGACGAACTGCGCGGCGCGCCCGACCGTCGCCTTGGCCGCCGACACGGCGCGCGCCCGGGTGATGTCGTCGGCCTCGAGGTGCAGAGTCGCCAGAAGTGCTGCCGCGGCTGCCTGTTCGACCTCCATGTACATGTCCACCATGCGGTGCTGGAGCACCTGGAAGCTGCCGATGGGCTGTCCGAACTGTTGGCGTTGCTTGCAGTACTCGACGGTGTCGGAGAGGACCTTGCGCATGCACCCCACCGCTTCGGCGCAGATCGCCGCGGCGCCTTCGTCGCGCGCCTGCGCGATGGACGGCCACGCGTCGCCCTCGTCGCCGAGCAGGGCCGCCGCCGGTAACTGAAGCCCGTCGAGGACGATGTCGGAAGCCCGCCGGTCGTCGATGGTTCGGTAGTGGTGCAGTTCGATACCCGCAGTCGCCGAGCCGAGTTCGACCACAAACAGCGAGATGCCGTCGACGTCGGCCTGTTGGCCGGACGTCCTTGCGGTGACGAGCACATGACTGGCCAGCGGCGTGCTGGCCGAGACGATCTTCGTGCCGGTCAGCACCCAATGCTCCCCGTCGCGCTCGGCGCGGGTGGTGACGTTGCGCCAGTGCTCACCCGACGTCGGTTCGGTGGCGGCCAGTGTGACGATGGTGTGCCCGGCCACCACTGCCTCCAGCAGGTCGGTGGCTCCGGCGCGGCGCAGCAGACCCGCCGCGACGACCGCGGTGTCGACGTAGGGTTCGACCACCAGAGCATGCCCCAGGGCCTCGGCGATCACCATCAACTCGACCGGTCCGCCGCCGATTCCGCCGTGTTCTTCGGGCAGCGTCGCACCGAGAATGCCGAGTTCGTCGGCGAACGCGCGCCAGATGTCGGGCTGCCAGCCCGCGCCGGTCTTGGCCGCGGACCGACTCTGCTCCAGGTCATAGCGCGTCGCGAGGAATCTGCTGAGACCGTTGCGCAGCAGTTCCTGTTCGTCGTTGAGTGTGAAGTCCATCTACAGCCCCAATGCAGCCTTGGCCAGAATGTTGCGTTGAATTTCGTTGCTACCGGCGTAGATCGAGCCGGCGCGATCATTGAAGTACCGCAGCGGAGCCACTGCCTGCCAGGCCTCACCGCTGACGTAGCCACCGGCGGGCGTCTCGAAATCGGCGATGGGGCCACCGGGACACGTCGCATGCGGTTGGTACACCCGCCCCCGCGGCCCTGCGGCCTCCATCGCGAGCTCGGTGATCGACTGGCTCAGCTCGGTGCTGAGCACCTTGAGCATCGATGACTTGGCCCCCGGGTTCCCGCCCGCAGCCACCACGGCCAGTACCTGGTATTCGAGGATCTCGAGAACCTCGGTGCGGATCCGGGCATCGGCGAGCTTGCGGGCGAAGGCGGGGTCGTCGAGAAGTCGCCCCCCGCCGGGACCGGGTTGTCCGCCGGCGACGGCGGCGATCTCCTCTGCCATCACCTGCAGAGCCGGTGCGGCCGCACCCCCTCCGCGTTCGAACTCCAGAAGGTACTTGGCCACCGTCCAGCCGTCGTCGATCTCGCCGATGACGTTGGTCTTGGGCACCCGCACCTCGTCGAAGAACACCTGGTTCTGCACTTCTTCGCCCGATGTCATCACCAGCGGACGGATTTCGACTCCCGGTGTGGACATGTCGAACAGGACGAACGTGATGCCCCGTTGCTTCTTGTCGCCGCGGGTGGTGCGCACCAGGGCGAACATCCAGTTCGCTTCCCGCGCGTGGGTGGTCCAGATCTTGCTGCCCGTGCAGACCAGGTGATCGCCGTCGTCGCGGGCGGCCATCGACAGAGCCGCCAGGTCCGAACCCGCCTCCGGCTCGGAGTAGCCCTGGCAGAAGAACACCTCGCCGGTCAGGATGCGCGGCAGGAAGTAGTTCTTCTGCTCGTCGGTGCCGAACTTGATGATCGCGTGCGCGACCATCCTGATGCCCATCGGTGACAACGACGGCGCGCCTGCCAGCGTCGACTCTCTGCTGAAGATGTAGTGCTGGGTCAGGCTCCAATTGCATCCACCGTGGGCGACGGGCCACGCCGGCGCTGCCCAACCCCGCTCGTGGAGGATCTGCTGCCACTCCATGCTGGCGTCGTGGTCGGCGTACACACTTGTCATCAGCCGACCCGCTCGACGCAACTCAGGCGTGAGCTTCTCGTCGAGAAAAGCGCGAACGTCATCGCGGAACGCGAGGTCGGTCGACGACCAGTCCAGGTCCATCGAGATTCCCCTCTCTGTGGCGTGCAGGGAACAGAGTAAACCTAGTTAGTTAGGTGGCCACATCCCGGGCAGGTGCGGCCTCTCGGCGGGGACACAATCGGGGCTTCCGGCGCGCACATTCGTTCGCTCGTCGTGAGCAGTCCGGATATCGCGCAGAATGGACACATGAGCGCACCGGGCTGGAACTCGACGACCGGTCTTTCAGAAGTGCGCCGCACAGTCGCTCGCCCTTTAGCCATAGCGCATTGTGGCAAATTTCCGGAACCACATGTATCGGCGGCGCCAAGGCATTCTTCTGGGATCATTGTGCGAGATCCATGGCCGACAAGGGGCAATATGGGACCTGGTCGTAAATCTTGCCAATGGCAAATACGGGATACATAACTATGGAGTGGGATCTGCAGTGGCACGACGAGGTGGATGTCGTATGCGCCGACGCCGGTATGGCGGGGTTGGCATGCGCGATCTCCGCGGTTGACGGTGGCGCCGAGGTGCTCGTCGCCGGTTCGCCGGACCCGCGGGCTTCCGGCGCCGCGGGTGACCGCCCGAAATGGTTCAGCCTCGACAGCGACGACCGCGACACCCTGGCCTACCTCGCCGACCTGACGGAAGGCCTGGACCCCGCGAGGATCCCGGAGTCGGCGAACGCTCTACCGATCCGGCTCACCGCGGCGCCGCCCGCGCTCACGGGACGCCGAATTCCTGCGTTTGTCGGTTCGCGGTTGCGGGATTGGACCGCTCGCTGCATCGCCTCACCATCGGGTTACCTGTACACCCGCGTGTCCGAATGGACCACGACAGCGATGGAATCCGAAGACGGTGACGTCGTCGAGGTGGCCGAGATCGGTTCGATGACCCCCGACCCGGGTGACGTTGTGGGCTCGGTCCACGACTGGCTCGACGAAGAAGCGCACGTCCGCGGTGTGAGGGTGCATCCGGTGACCCGATTGGACCGCCTGGTCTTCGAGCAGGGTGCGGTGATCGGCGCGGTCTTCGCAACGCCCGATGGGCACCTGGCCGTTCGGGCACGCCACGGCATCCTGCTCAGCAGGGCCGGATCACCCACCGGCCGCGCCCCGTTACTGCCCGCGGGCGGTGGGACCGAAGTGCAGGTCGCGCTGGTGAGCAAGGCGGCCAGTCGGTTCGGTCGCGTCGAGTTGTTGACCTCGGACCCCGTCGTCGCCCGCGCTGCCGCAGCGTCTACGGGGGAGTCGTCGGAGGCGCTCGAACCTGCCTGACGCCCCGGCTATGTGCGCGGCGAGGACGCCGAGAAGTGCAGCGGGATCCGCCCCTTGGCCAACAGTGATTCCATCGCCGCCGCGGCAATGGGTCGGGACAGCAGGAAGCCCTGCGCCCGGTGACAGCCGTGGCGGAGCAACGTCAGCGCGGCCGCTTCGGTTTCCACACCCTCGGCGACCAGTTCCAGACCGAATGCTTCGGCGAGCGCGATGATGGCCCGCACGATCGCGAGGTCACCCGGATCCGAGCCGAGGTCCTGCACGAATCCCTTGTCGATCTTGAGGGTGTCGACAGGCAGTGACTTCAGATGGGACAGCGCACTGTAGCCGGTCCCGAAGTCGTCGACGGCTACCAGAACGCCGGCATCCTTCAACCCCGCCAGGGTGATTCGGGTGGTCTCGATGTCCTGCACGACGACGCTCTCGGTGATCTCCAGGCAGACCGACCACCGGTCGAGTTCGAACTCGGTGAGGATGCCTGCGACCGATTCCACGAACCCGTCGGTGACCAACTGGACCGGGGAGACGTTGATCCGCAGCACGGTGTTCGTGCCGACTCCGCGTGCCCGCCAACCGGCGAATTCGGCGCACGCCGTCCGCATCACCCAGCGCCCCAATTCACCGGCGAGATTTATCGATTCGGCGACGCCGATGAACGCATCGGGGGAGAGCAGGCCCCGGGTCGGGTGTTGCCAGCGGACCAGGGCTTCGGCGGCCAGGATCTCGCCGGTCCGCATGTCGACTTCGGGGAGGTAGTGCAGGAGCAGTGCGCCGTTCTCGATGACACTCTGCAGGTGCAGTTCGATGTCGTTGCGGAACTCGCTCTCCATCGACATGTCGTCGGTGAACACCGCGACCTTGTTGCCGCCCGAACCTTTTGCGGTCAGCACCGCCTGGTCGGCTCGGCGGAGGAGATCGGAGGTGGTGTCCCTACCCGGAACTCCCAGTGCGACACCGATACTCACCGTCCGGGTGAGCATCTCACCGTCGATGGAGACGCGTTCGCGCAGCGACGACTGAAGTCGATACGCGAGTGCCTCGGCGGTGTCGGCATCCATCGGGTTCGAGGGCACCACGACAAATTCGTCGCCGCCGAGGCGGGCGATCAGGTTCGGGCCCTCGGCGCCTCTGCGAAGGCGTTCGGCGAGTACCCGGATGAACCAGTCGCCGGCGGTGTGGCCGAGGTAGTCGTTGATCGCCTTGAGTCGGTCGAGGTCGAAGAACAGCGCCGAGACCGGGCCGGGTTGGCCTTCGGTCAACCGGTCATCGAGGTGCGCCAACAAGGCCCGGCGGTTGTTCAGTCCGGTGAGGTCGTCATGGTCTGCCAGGAAACGCAGTTGCGCCTCGGCCTGGACCCGCGCCTGCACCTGGGCGAACAGCGACGCGATGGCCTCGAGAGCGTTGAGTTCTTCCGGACTCCACTCCCGGTCTCCGAACTTGACGAAACCGAGAACGCCGGTGGTGTCCTGGCCGGATACCAGCGGCGCGGCTGCCATCGACGTGGCGGGCACGGCGCGGCCTTCCTCGATGCGGCGCTGATAGTCGTCGGTGGCGGGTTCGGGACGGAACACCATCGGTTTCTTGCCGTACTCGGACTCGGCGAACACGGGGTCGGCATCGGCGAAATAGACCAGCCCGAGAGGATCGGGATCGGGAACGTCCGTCCGGACCGGCCATTCGGCGACCAGTCGGGACGCCCGAATCGAATGGTCGTTGTACCGCAGGAAGCTGACGTCGACGCCGAGGTAGGACGTGAGGTCGGCCATCACCTGCTGGCTGACCTCGACCGACGTGGCCGCATTCGCTGCCATCAAGCGGGTGGCCACCGAAGTGACCACCAGGTCGAGGCTGCGGCGCGGGGCGTTGTCAGGCATCGTGCAGTCAGAATACGGCGGGTGCGGCGTGGTTGAGGTCCCGCTGTGCAGTCTGGTCGGATACGGCGACCCTGAAGTCGCCGTGCGCGGTCACGGCATCGCGACGACGTCGGCCGTGCCGACCGAGATCTGGTCCATGCCGAGGATCTCGTTGAAGATCTTGGAGACCTGGGTAGGTTCGGCGTGCTGGATGAATGTTCTGCGGTCCCACCACATCATCTTGGTCCGGTACCGCGGGTCGGGGTACGGCGTCGCCGGGATCGACGCGACCACGCCACCCGAGGAACGCCACTTGTCGAGGACATGCGGTGCCGACGTGGCCATGCAGAATTGCAGATCCATCGCCGCCATCCCGTGGAATCCGCTACGCGCCAGCGCTCGCGTGACCCCCTTGTTACGGGCTGGATCATCGGTCACGAAGGCGGACTTCATCTCGAGAATGCCGAAAGGCGCACGATCGTCGATCATTTTGCGCACCGCCGACAGGCCCGGCTGGCCTTCCCATTCGACGACTGCATGTGAATCGTCGGCACCGGTCAGGGGTCCCTTGGCCCGGACCCCGCCGATCACCCGATCAGCCGAGTCGAGAGCCACCCAGAAAAGGGCGGTGTCGTGCCCATCACAGATCTCGGCGATGTCGAGCGCGCTCTCCACACCGTGTTTGCGGTAGCTGCGCTCCGCCCCGCCCAGGTACTCCCGCCACAGGTCGGGGTCGAGCCCCGGTTGCGACATGACCAAGGTGCATTCTGCGTCGTCATCCCACCAACTGTGGCGCCGGGCAAGCCGGAAATCGATCTCATGGATTGATTCGAGTGTGGAGATTGTCATTGTCATTCCCATCGTTGGGCAGCGTGCGAGACAACGTCGTACCGCTCGGCTGCCGACTATCCCTAACCGGCTTAGGTGTAAAAGCGACGAGATCAGTATGTCGCCGCAGGTGGTATGAATTCCAGCTAGCCACCCGACCTTTTCTGATTTTCGGATTCCTGGTCAGAATCATCGGACACATGGCAAACAAGGGCCCTACTTTTGGCGTCCGGAATTGCTCGGACCGATCGGCGTGGAGGCAGAAGAATTTGTTACTCGTGAAACCCGGCGGCATGGTGATTAGTTATTTGACGCCGTGCTCTGGATATTACGACCGGCATTGCCCCACTGCGCGCCGTTGTCGCCGGCATTCACGCCCCGGACGTTCGCTGCCCAGGTGTCTGCGCCGCCGCCCGGCCGCGAGCCGGAGATGGTTCGTTGAGCTGACGGGTTCGCTGACTCCGGCCGTCGCAACGTTCGAAACACGACGAATTCGGCAGCGCGTGCCACATTTCGGCCTCGGGACGAGGGACCGGCTGAGTTCGATTCATCACGATCCGAAGGGGCATGGTGCCGCGAATTCCGCCGTGGTGCTGTGGCACTGTGAGGAACGCGCATCATTCTCGGTGTATCGAGAGGCTGTTCTGCGGGCGGCCCGGGTCAAAGGAGACATCAATGAAGAAGTTCAATGGCTTGGCGGAATTCATTGCCGCAGAGGGTGCCGAACTCGGCCCTACCGAGTGGCTTCAGATCACTCAGGATCGGGTCGATTTGTTCGCTGAGGCCACCGATGACCATCAGTGGATCCACGTCGATCCGGAACGGGCCGCCGGCGGACCTTTCGGCGGGACGATCGCCCACGGACTGCTGACACTGTCGCTGCTGCCGCACTTCACGCATCAGCTCTACAGCGTCGACAACGTGGCCATGGCAATCAACTACGGCTACAACAAGGTCCGCTTCATCACGCCGGTCCGCGTGGGCGCGAAGCTGCGGGCACGCGCTCAGATCGCCTCGGTGACCCAACTCGACGGCGCGGTCCAGGCCACCCTGAGTACGACCGTGGAGATCGAGGGATCGGACAAGCCCGCCGCCGTGGCCGAGTCGATCGTGCGCTTCATCGGCTGAGCCGCGACTGCCCGGGACACGAATTCACGAGCGTCAGTGACTGTTGACGTACGTCAAAAACCCTCGTAAATTGCGTTTCGGCGTGAGGAGTGACGGTGAATCGTGGAGACCCGCATGTCGCGGTGATCGGGGCCGGCATCAGCGGTCTGACTGCAGGCAAGATGCTCAGGGATTACGGCGTCCGCTACACGACGTTCGAGACGTCCGACCGCATTGGCGGCAATTGGGCGTTCGGCAATCCGAACGGGCACAGCAGCGCCTATCGCTCGCTGCACATCGACACGTCCAAGCATCGGCTGTCCTTCAAGGACTTCCCGATGCCCCAGCACTATCCGTCGTTTCCGCACCACTCCGAGATCAAGGCGTACCTCGACGACTATGCCGAGACGTTCGGGCTGCTCGAGCACATCGAGTTCGGCAACGGCGTGGTGCACGCATCCCGGGAGGGGCTCGATGGCTGGCGGATCCGCGATCAGGCCGGCGCGGAGCGTCGATTCGATCTGCTGGTGGTCGCCAACGGGCACCATTGGGACCCCCGCCTGCCCGAGTTCCCGGGATCGTTCGCGGGCGAATCGATCCATTCCCATCACTACGTCGATCCGGCGACGCCCCTGGAACTGAGCGGAAAGCGCATCCTCGTGGTCGGCATCGGCAACAGCGCCGCCGACATCACCGTGGAGTTGTCTTCGCGGGCACTGGGTAACCGCGTCACCCTGTCGACGCGATCCAGCGCGTGGATCGTGCCCAAGTACATCGCCGGCCGTCCCGGGGACATGTTCTGGCGGACCTCGCCCCACCTTCCGCTGTCGTGGCAGCGCAAGGCGGTCCAGATGATTGCACCGATGCTGGGAACCGACCCGACGATGTACGGTCTGCCGCCGGCGAATCACAAACTTTTCGAGGCCCATCCGACCCAGTCCGTCGAACTGCCACTGCGGCTGGGGTCCGGAGACGTGGTGCCCAAGCCGAACGTGGCACGTCTGGACGGGGACACCGTCCACTTCGACGACGGCACCAGTGACGACTTCGACGTCATCATCTACGCCACCGGATACAACATCACGTTCCCCTTCTTCGACCCCGAGTTCATGAGCGCCCCGGACAACCAGATCCGGCTCTACAAGCGGATGTTCAAGCCCGGTATCGACGACCTGGCCTTCATCGGCTTCGCCCAGTCGGTGCCCACGCTGTTCCCGTTCGTGGAGTGTCAGTCGCGGCTTCTGGCGGCCTATGCCGTCGGTCGCTACGCACTGCCGCCGGTCGCCGAGATGGAGCGGGTGATCGACGCCGATCAGCAGCTGCACGCCGGGCACTGCACCGACCGTCCCCGCCACACCCAGCAGGTGGACTTTTTTGTGTACGAACACGACCTGCGCACCCGCGAGATGCCCGCAGGGATCACACGTGCCCGGCGCGCCCCTCAGGCGGTGCGATGACGCCGCACGACGTCTCCTTCGTCAGCGGTGGTTTCACCTGCAGCGGATGGCATTTCGCCGCCGCGTCCGGATCCTCGAGCAGGCCACTGGTCGTGATGGCACACGGCTTCGGCGGCACCAAGGACTCCGGGCTGGAACCGTTCGCACAACGGTTCGGGGCGGCCGGAATCGACGTGCTGGCCTTCGACTATCGGGGCTTCGGTGCATCAGAAGGCCAACCGCGGCAATCGCTTTCGGTACGTCGTCAGATCCACGACTACCACGCCGCTGTCGAGGCGGCCAAGCGCCTGGAGGGGGTGGATGCCTCCCGGATCGCGCTGTGGGGGGCGTCGTTCTCGGGCGGCCACGTGCTCAGGGTGGCCGCCGAGCGCAGTGACATCGGAGCAGTGATCGCGCTGACCCCGCTGACGAGCGGGGCCGCCGTGAGCCGCGCGGCGATGAGATCGCGCAACATCGTCTCGTCACTGCGCTGGACGCTCTCCGGTGTCAGGAGCCGGGTCGCCGTGGGCAGGGGAGGCGCCCCCACGCTGATGCCACTGGTGTCTCCGGTCGGCCAAGCGGGTGCACTGGCGCTCGACGGCGCCTACGAAAGCTATCTGTCGCTGGCGGGGCCGACGTGGCGCAACGAGATCGACTGTTCGATCGGCCTGGAAGTGGTCGGGGTGCGCACCACCGCGGCGGCCAAGAGGTTGCGCTGCCCACTGTTGGTGCAGATCGCCGACTTCGACCAGTACGTGCCCGCAGGAGCAGTGGCCGCCACCGCGGCGCACGGCAGGGCGCAGGTGCATCACTACCCGTGCGACCACTTCGATGTCTGGCCCGGGCACGACTGGTTCGACAAGGCGGCCGAGGACCAGACTGCGTTCCTGGGTCGGACCTTCGCACTCAGTAGTGCGTAGACCCCTGATCGATCGAGATCGCGCTGGCCGTGATGTATTTCGAGTCGTCACACGCCAACCAACTCACGGTGTCGGCGACATCCTCGGGTTCGACCGCCCAGGTCGGCAGGAACGGCGTCATCATGTGGGACAGCTGCGGGTTGGTCTCCATCGCCTTCGACAGCGCCGTGCCCATCTCGCCGGTGCCCATGTCCGTCATGACGGGCCCCGGGTGGACGCTGTTCACCCGGATGGAGTGTCTGCCGAGTTCGGCGGCGAAGGCACGGGCCATTCCGGTCACCGCGTGCTTGCTTGCCGTGTAGTGGATCATGAAGGGCTGCAACTTGATTCCAGCCGCCGAGCTGATCAGGATGATGGAGCCACCCCGGCCGCCCTCGATGATCTTGTGCGCACCCGCCATGACGGTGTTCCAGGTGCCGGTCACGTTGATGTCCATGACGTCGCGGAAGTCCTCGGGACGGATGTCGTCCCATGCCTGCGGTGCGGACACCCCGGCGTTGGCGACGATGACGTCCAGCCGGCCGAGTTCGGCGACACCCTGCTCGACCGCGGCGTTGAGCGCCTCGCTGTCGCGGGTATCGACCACCGAAGCAACGATGCGCCGTCCGGTCTTCTCGACGAGTTCGACCGTCTCGGTGAGGTTCTCCGGAGTCGCCGGATCGTAGGGCACGCACTGCGGAAGTGGGCCCGCGATGTCGACGGCGATGATGTCCGCGCCTTCGCCGGCCATCCGTACGGCGTGGGCGCGGCCCTGACCGCGGGCCGCCCCGGTGATGAAGGCGACTCGGCCTTCGAGCCGACCGGTCATCGGGACGCGCCTTTGACCAGTCCGCCGCCGATGATCAACCGCTGGATCTCACTGGTGCCCTCGTAGAGTCGGAGCAATCGCACATCGCGGTAGATCCGCTCCACCGGCACGTCGCGCATGTAGCCGCTGCCGCCGTGGATCTGCACCGCGAGATCGGCGACCTTGCCGGCCATTTCGGTACAGAACAGTTTGGCCGCTGACGGCGCGATCCGCCTGTCCTCCTCGGTGAGCCACTTCTGCGCGGTGTCGCGGACCAGTGCGCGGCCGGCGAGCACCCCGGTCTGCTGATCGGCGAGCATCGCCTGCACCAACTGGAACTCGCC from Mycobacterium sp. DL includes:
- a CDS encoding glutamate synthase-related protein — protein: MANPIATVHVPIAQIDDLVDNVPASAEVDGVDLVIVRRAGEVHVFEGRCPHRGALLADGRVEGEDLICGLHGWSFRLDTGISGYNPAKWLHAFPSTVVDGQVCITKDDLVEYQSTRPGPAAATVYDRLFDDPHQDTVEEPYVTEIHTMAAVGLSGPDGAVAAMGVPRDQLPQWDDLQVLTAQLRRFPKLDDEPVDTAVTIGPAAARPLRLAIPVFVSDMSFGALSAQAKIALSRGAEAAGTAICSGEGGMLPEEKAESSRYLYELASGLFGWDEAVLDTVQALHLKLGQGAKTGTGGHLPGSKVTGRIAAVRGLPEGTAAVSPARFVDWMTLLDAKALVDRIRERSGGIPVGVKMSAQHIEADLDAALELGVDYVILDGRGGGTGAAPTILRDTISVPTLAALPRARRHLDTSGARDVTLIATGGLRRASDMVKALALGADAVAVSNVALQAIGCVGMRACHTDNCPVGIATQKPHLGARLPVQRAAEQLTRYLGAVTELMVVLARACGHDSLSDFTAADLTSWKRDVAELAGVRWAGSTR
- a CDS encoding thiamine pyrophosphate-binding protein; this encodes MTGITWHRLDDLPAEGRVHSAVVDGRALALTRCNGRVGALSNQCPHQGGPLGDGSIENGLLRCPWHGYDYDPITGAPPEGFSDAVTAYDVEERADGTYVALTDVVARPRSVSDVLVETLVAWGVDTVFGMVGHSNLGFADALRAAEQRGELRYIGIRHEGAAAFAASAYGKLTGRPAVCFAIAGPGSTNLLTGLYDAKLDGSPVIAISGQVPSKVLGRGAFQDLDLSAVFRDVTLSTVTVHAGSDHAELAATAVKHAIDGRGVAHLVLPDEVQDLASDQGATTPSGRRADLAFAPSPTSMRGAVAALEAARRPVIIAGHGAKDAALELRELAEHLGAPVLTTFRAKGLLPDTHPLGAGVLGRSGTPVASWLMNESDVLLVVGASFSNHTGIAPYKTIVQVDDVPSAIGRFHPVAHEVLGDAAVTLRTMRDALGEVTSRDQRADVAARWAIWRAEKARRAADDRGRGVSSAAVFAALTTHCPADAVIAVDVGNNAYSFGRYFESSGQAVLMSGYLGSIGFGFPAAMGAWTADPGRPVVAVTGDGGFGQYLAELTTAVKYGIGVKHVLLDNGVLGKISKEQLAGQFPVWQTSLVNPDFAAYARLCGAAGISVSRADELDDAMRNLFAIDGPALLHVKADAELL
- a CDS encoding acyl-CoA dehydrogenase family protein — translated: MDFTLNDEQELLRNGLSRFLATRYDLEQSRSAAKTGAGWQPDIWRAFADELGILGATLPEEHGGIGGGPVELMVIAEALGHALVVEPYVDTAVVAAGLLRRAGATDLLEAVVAGHTIVTLAATEPTSGEHWRNVTTRAERDGEHWVLTGTKIVSASTPLASHVLVTARTSGQQADVDGISLFVVELGSATAGIELHHYRTIDDRRASDIVLDGLQLPAAALLGDEGDAWPSIAQARDEGAAAICAEAVGCMRKVLSDTVEYCKQRQQFGQPIGSFQVLQHRMVDMYMEVEQAAAAALLATLHLEADDITRARAVSAAKATVGRAAQFVGQQAVQLHGGMGMTEELAIGHYFKRLTALQFEFGSTDHHVTRYAELTAR
- a CDS encoding acyl-CoA dehydrogenase family protein; its protein translation is MDLDWSSTDLAFRDDVRAFLDEKLTPELRRAGRLMTSVYADHDASMEWQQILHERGWAAPAWPVAHGGCNWSLTQHYIFSRESTLAGAPSLSPMGIRMVAHAIIKFGTDEQKNYFLPRILTGEVFFCQGYSEPEAGSDLAALSMAARDDGDHLVCTGSKIWTTHAREANWMFALVRTTRGDKKQRGITFVLFDMSTPGVEIRPLVMTSGEEVQNQVFFDEVRVPKTNVIGEIDDGWTVAKYLLEFERGGGAAAPALQVMAEEIAAVAGGQPGPGGGRLLDDPAFARKLADARIRTEVLEILEYQVLAVVAAGGNPGAKSSMLKVLSTELSQSITELAMEAAGPRGRVYQPHATCPGGPIADFETPAGGYVSGEAWQAVAPLRYFNDRAGSIYAGSNEIQRNILAKAALGL